In Micromonospora sp. WMMD980, the following are encoded in one genomic region:
- a CDS encoding VTT domain-containing protein, whose translation MTDLLAQFGQLPTTLLMGLLGVVMLADAVPLLGVLVPGDAAVLAAVGTGRPVGGVAAVAAVVAGCLAGWSLSFLAGRLWGGRLRRGRLGGWIGESRWAAAETLLRRGGGRIVLVAPFLPVFNALLPLAAGGLRMPYRRFVACAALGATAWAGLYVALGLAARTLTGLLPGAPDPTVLTMAVGLLLAGPVLLGTRRRLRAVTG comes from the coding sequence ATGACGGATCTCCTCGCCCAGTTCGGGCAGCTGCCCACCACGCTGCTGATGGGGCTGCTGGGCGTGGTGATGCTCGCCGACGCCGTACCCCTGCTCGGGGTGTTGGTGCCCGGCGACGCCGCGGTCCTCGCCGCGGTCGGCACGGGCCGGCCGGTCGGTGGGGTGGCGGCGGTCGCGGCCGTGGTCGCCGGCTGCCTGGCCGGCTGGTCGTTGAGCTTCCTCGCCGGGCGGCTCTGGGGCGGCCGGCTGCGGCGTGGCCGGCTGGGCGGCTGGATCGGCGAATCCCGCTGGGCGGCCGCGGAGACGCTGCTGCGCCGCGGCGGCGGGCGGATCGTCCTGGTGGCGCCGTTCCTGCCGGTGTTCAACGCGCTGCTGCCGCTGGCGGCCGGCGGGCTGCGGATGCCGTACCGGCGGTTCGTCGCCTGCGCGGCGCTCGGCGCCACGGCCTGGGCCGGGCTCTACGTGGCGCTCGGGCTGGCCGCGCGGACGCTGACCGGGCTGCTGCCCGGCGCCCCCGACCCGACGGTGCTCACCATGGCGGTCGGTCTGCTGCTCGCCGGCCCGGTGCTGCTCGGCACCCGGCGCCGGCTGCGCGCGGTGACCGGTTGA
- a CDS encoding cold-shock protein — translation MATGTVKWFNSEKGFGFIEQDGGGPDVFVHYSAIQSGGYRELNEGQKVEFEVTQGQKGPQADNVRPM, via the coding sequence ATGGCAACCGGCACGGTCAAGTGGTTCAACTCGGAAAAGGGCTTCGGCTTCATCGAGCAGGACGGCGGAGGCCCGGACGTGTTCGTCCACTACTCGGCCATCCAGAGCGGTGGGTATCGCGAGCTCAACGAGGGCCAGAAGGTCGAGTTCGAGGTGACGCAGGGCCAGAAGGGCCCGCAGGCGGACAACGTTCGTCCGATGTGA
- a CDS encoding 50S ribosomal protein L11 methyltransferase has product MSTTAALTDLEREITAPGAGPDRLRLMATPFVPEVRLHLAEDAILWWARMEAAVGRSLPPPYWASVWAGGQALARHLLDHPDLVAGRRVLDLAAGSGLVAIAAALGGAGEVVANDVDPYALAAVTVNARANRVRVTADGADLLDGVAGVDLLVAGDALYDAALAARVLPYLRRCADRGMEVLVGDPDRGHLPPDGLELVASYPVPTTEPAVDSPVRRVQVLRPR; this is encoded by the coding sequence ATGAGCACAACTGCGGCGTTGACCGACCTGGAACGGGAGATCACGGCGCCCGGGGCAGGCCCGGACCGCCTGCGCCTGATGGCCACGCCGTTCGTGCCCGAGGTGCGGCTGCACCTGGCCGAGGACGCCATCCTGTGGTGGGCGCGGATGGAGGCCGCGGTCGGGCGGTCGCTCCCGCCGCCATACTGGGCCTCCGTCTGGGCCGGTGGGCAGGCGCTCGCCCGGCACCTGCTCGACCACCCCGACCTCGTCGCCGGCCGCCGTGTGCTCGACCTGGCCGCCGGCTCGGGACTGGTGGCCATCGCCGCCGCGCTGGGCGGCGCCGGTGAGGTGGTCGCCAACGACGTCGACCCGTACGCGCTGGCCGCGGTGACCGTCAACGCCCGGGCGAACCGGGTCCGGGTGACCGCCGACGGCGCCGACCTGCTCGACGGCGTGGCGGGCGTCGACCTGCTGGTGGCCGGCGACGCCCTCTACGACGCCGCGCTGGCCGCCCGGGTGCTGCCCTACCTGCGGCGTTGCGCCGATCGGGGCATGGAGGTGCTGGTCGGCGACCCGGACCGGGGTCATCTGCCGCCGGACGGGCTGGAACTGGTGGCCAGCTATCCGGTGCCGACCACCGAGCCCGCCGTCGACTCCCCGGTGCGTCGGGTGCAGGTGCTGCGTCCGCGCTGA
- a CDS encoding Rieske (2Fe-2S) protein has product MSDDQGLTGPVTQSRRALLAGVGAVGAAVVLAGCGDDDAVPGAAPTSGGPAGASATGDAGGGNRDSSGPLARTTDIPVGGGAVYASKGVVITQPEAGQFKAFDPICTHQGCPVSNVDGGTINCTCHNSRFSIADGSVKAGPATKPLAAKEIKVEGDQIALA; this is encoded by the coding sequence ATGAGTGATGATCAGGGGCTGACCGGGCCGGTCACCCAGAGCCGGCGGGCCCTGCTCGCGGGCGTCGGCGCGGTCGGCGCGGCCGTGGTGCTCGCCGGCTGCGGCGACGACGACGCGGTCCCGGGAGCGGCGCCGACCAGCGGTGGACCCGCCGGCGCGAGCGCCACCGGCGACGCCGGCGGCGGCAACCGGGACAGCAGCGGTCCGCTGGCCCGCACCACCGACATCCCGGTCGGTGGCGGCGCGGTGTACGCCAGCAAGGGCGTCGTGATCACGCAGCCGGAGGCCGGCCAGTTCAAGGCGTTCGACCCGATCTGCACGCACCAGGGGTGCCCGGTGTCGAACGTCGACGGCGGCACCATCAACTGCACCTGCCACAACAGCCGGTTCTCGATCGCCGACGGCTCGGTGAAGGCGGGCCCGGCCACCAAGCCGTTGGCGGCGAAGGAGATCAAGGTCGAGGGCGACCAGATCGCGCTGGCCTGA
- a CDS encoding metalloregulator ArsR/SmtB family transcription factor: protein MDQPTVRQVTDSRVLAALAHPLRRRLMDVLKVYGPCTVGMLAERTDQSPANVSHHLKVLAAADLLIEAPELARDRRERWWKTRNRGVRWSTTDFDDDPSARVVADAAGSLNLERHAELVRAWHAAPEEAHTAWGDGPFSTDHWLHLTPDELTELSREVVALFTRWADRGAPDDGRAREPVFVFAHGVPGRP from the coding sequence ATGGATCAGCCGACGGTCAGACAGGTCACCGACTCGCGGGTGCTCGCCGCGCTCGCCCACCCGCTCCGCCGCCGCCTCATGGACGTGCTCAAGGTCTACGGCCCGTGCACCGTGGGCATGCTCGCCGAACGCACCGACCAGTCGCCGGCCAACGTCAGCCACCACCTGAAGGTGCTGGCCGCCGCCGACCTGCTGATCGAGGCGCCCGAGCTGGCCCGCGACCGCCGGGAGCGCTGGTGGAAGACCCGCAACCGTGGGGTGCGCTGGTCCACCACCGACTTCGACGACGACCCGTCCGCCCGGGTGGTGGCCGACGCGGCCGGCTCGCTCAACCTGGAGCGCCACGCCGAGCTGGTGCGGGCCTGGCACGCCGCACCCGAGGAGGCCCACACCGCCTGGGGTGACGGGCCGTTCAGCACCGACCACTGGTTGCACCTGACGCCGGACGAGCTGACCGAGCTCAGCCGCGAGGTGGTCGCCCTCTTCACCCGATGGGCCGACCGTGGTGCCCCCGACGACGGACGGGCCCGCGAGCCCGTCTTCGTGTTCGCCCACGGCGTTCCGGGGCGCCCGTGA
- a CDS encoding MBL fold metallo-hydrolase — MTYTGDVTPGGPPAVRELDRLTVTKLSVGPMDNNAYLLRCHGTGEQLLIDAANEAPRLLELIGDGGLATVVTTHRHMDHWVALEEVVAKTGARTLAHADDAEGLPIATETLREGGTVTVGDCALEVIHLRGHTPGSIALLYRDPAGTPHLFTGDSLFPGGVGNTDQDPERFGPLIDDVEAKLFDRLPDETWFYPGHGKDSTIGAERSAVPQWRARGW; from the coding sequence ATGACCTACACCGGAGACGTCACGCCCGGCGGCCCGCCGGCCGTGCGCGAGCTCGACCGGCTCACCGTCACCAAGTTGTCGGTGGGCCCGATGGACAACAACGCCTACCTGCTGCGCTGCCACGGCACCGGCGAGCAGTTGCTGATCGACGCCGCGAACGAGGCGCCCCGCCTGCTGGAGCTGATCGGCGACGGCGGGCTGGCCACCGTGGTCACCACCCACCGCCACATGGACCACTGGGTGGCGCTGGAGGAGGTCGTCGCCAAGACCGGCGCCCGCACGCTGGCGCACGCCGACGACGCCGAGGGCCTGCCGATCGCCACCGAGACGCTGCGCGAGGGCGGCACGGTCACCGTCGGCGACTGCGCGCTGGAGGTGATCCACCTGCGCGGGCACACCCCGGGCTCGATCGCGCTGCTCTACCGCGACCCGGCCGGCACCCCGCACCTGTTCACCGGTGACTCACTCTTTCCTGGTGGCGTGGGCAACACCGACCAGGACCCGGAACGGTTCGGCCCGCTCATCGACGACGTCGAGGCCAAACTCTTCGACCGGCTGCCGGACGAGACCTGGTTCTATCCCGGCCACGGCAAGGACAGCACCATCGGCGCCGAGCGGTCCGCCGTGCCGCAGTGGCGGGCGCGCGGCTGGTGA
- the rsgA gene encoding ribosome small subunit-dependent GTPase A, translating to MTLDLTALGWDADWATHLDRRADHRPGRVARVDRGVCTVLRPEGPVRASLGGRVLAAAARDLTALPCAGDWVLLATWPDGPVTVEAVLPRRAALVRRTAGKDASGQVLAANLDAAAVVEPVHPAPDAARIERLLSLVHESGAEPLVVLTKADLAADPAAVARQLTELAPGVPVLPVSAERGTGLAPLRRQVAPGRTLGLLGPSGAGKSSLVNALAGAEVMPTQAIRRVDGKGRHTTTWRALVPVPGGGAVLDTPGVRAVGLLDGAVGLDRAFADIAELAAGCRYADCAHDAEPGCAVRDALDRGELPARRWESWRRLQREVAYESGRRAARLAAERRGGWRGGRRRTGRPATPPAPGAF from the coding sequence ATGACCCTCGACCTGACCGCCCTCGGCTGGGACGCCGACTGGGCGACCCACCTCGATCGACGCGCCGACCACCGACCCGGGCGGGTGGCCCGGGTGGACCGCGGCGTGTGCACCGTGCTGCGGCCCGAGGGTCCGGTGCGGGCTAGCCTCGGCGGCCGTGTGCTCGCCGCCGCGGCCCGCGACCTGACCGCGCTGCCCTGCGCCGGCGACTGGGTGCTGCTGGCGACCTGGCCGGACGGCCCGGTCACCGTGGAGGCGGTGCTGCCCCGGCGTGCCGCGCTGGTGCGGCGCACGGCCGGCAAGGACGCCAGCGGCCAGGTCCTGGCCGCCAACCTCGACGCCGCCGCGGTGGTCGAGCCGGTCCACCCGGCGCCGGACGCCGCCCGCATCGAGCGCCTGCTCTCCCTGGTCCACGAGTCCGGGGCCGAGCCGCTGGTGGTGCTGACCAAGGCCGACCTGGCGGCGGATCCGGCCGCGGTGGCCCGGCAGTTGACCGAGCTGGCCCCGGGGGTGCCGGTGCTGCCGGTCAGCGCCGAACGGGGCACCGGCCTGGCGCCGCTGCGCCGGCAGGTGGCTCCCGGGCGCACGCTCGGCCTGCTCGGGCCGTCCGGCGCCGGCAAGTCGAGCCTGGTCAACGCGCTGGCCGGGGCGGAGGTGATGCCCACCCAGGCGATCCGCCGGGTCGACGGCAAGGGCCGGCACACCACCACCTGGCGGGCGCTGGTGCCGGTGCCGGGCGGGGGAGCGGTGCTGGACACCCCGGGGGTACGCGCGGTCGGCCTGCTCGACGGCGCGGTCGGCCTGGACCGGGCGTTCGCCGACATCGCCGAGCTGGCGGCCGGCTGCCGCTACGCCGACTGCGCGCACGACGCCGAGCCGGGCTGCGCGGTGCGGGACGCGCTGGACCGCGGTGAGCTGCCGGCGCGCCGATGGGAGAGCTGGCGGCGGTTGCAGCGGGAGGTCGCGTACGAGAGCGGGCGGCGGGCGGCCCGGCTGGCCGCCGAGCGGCGGGGCGGCTGGCGCGGTGGGCGGCGGCGCACCGGGCGCCCGGCCACCCCGCCGGCTCCCGGCGCGTTCTGA
- a CDS encoding maleylpyruvate isomerase family mycothiol-dependent enzyme — protein sequence MTTDPLLLTGELAEANDRLLRTVTGLTAADVAAPSLLPGWTRAHVLTHLARNADGFVNLLTAARTGEPIPMYASVEARNADIEAGAGRGPADLLDDLRRGGQRFDAAVAAMPAEAWGATVQARRGPWPAALLVWGRLREVEVHHVDLATGYRPADWPAAFAHRLLHEVTAGLADNPQAPAMVLRVDGAGRDIVVGDPEGAPTVTGPAPELAAWLTGRGPGELLTVDPDGPLPNPPEWI from the coding sequence ATGACGACTGATCCCCTGCTGTTGACCGGCGAGCTGGCCGAGGCCAACGACCGGCTGCTGCGTACCGTGACCGGCCTGACCGCCGCGGACGTCGCGGCGCCGTCGCTGCTGCCGGGCTGGACCCGCGCGCACGTGCTCACCCACCTGGCCCGCAACGCCGACGGGTTCGTCAACCTGCTCACCGCCGCGCGCACCGGCGAGCCGATCCCGATGTACGCCTCGGTCGAGGCGCGTAACGCCGACATCGAGGCGGGCGCCGGCCGGGGCCCCGCCGACCTGCTGGACGACCTGCGCCGCGGCGGCCAGCGTTTCGACGCGGCGGTGGCGGCGATGCCGGCCGAGGCGTGGGGCGCGACGGTGCAGGCCCGGCGCGGCCCGTGGCCGGCGGCGCTGCTGGTCTGGGGCCGGCTGCGCGAGGTCGAGGTGCACCACGTCGACCTGGCGACCGGCTACCGGCCGGCGGACTGGCCGGCCGCGTTCGCCCACCGGCTGCTGCACGAGGTGACGGCCGGGCTGGCCGACAACCCGCAGGCGCCGGCCATGGTGCTGCGGGTCGACGGCGCCGGGCGCGACATCGTCGTGGGCGATCCCGAGGGGGCGCCCACGGTCACCGGCCCCGCGCCGGAACTCGCCGCCTGGCTGACCGGCCGGGGCCCGGGCGAGTTGCTCACCGTCGACCCCGACGGCCCCCTGCCGAACCCACCAGAATGGATCTGA
- a CDS encoding MFS transporter has product MTAPAGAPAPPTGEPRGGLVRHRDFRLLWTGHTVSAVGSNMTTVALPLVAVAVLDAGTFQVAVLTAAAWLPWLLAGLPVGARVDRVRRRPVMIAADLSAAALFASVPVAALLDLLTVGHLLAVALGAGLARVFFETADQVYLPTLLPPGQVPAANSRLHATQTASYLLGPGLAGLIAQLAGAVTAVALDAVSFLASALCLRRIRAVEPRPPHPSATPSMRREVADVLRFVSRDPYLRVLTVFGAASNIGLTGYQAVLVVFLVRSADLPAGLVGPLIGLASLGGVIGAALAARLARRVGTARALLLAGALTGPPALLIPLAGPGARAAWLVLGGVLVSLGVAIGNVVKGSFRQTYTPHRLLGRVTVSMQLLNYGTIPLAALAAGALGAAWGPAGAIRVMTAWLALTPLILLVGPLRRRRDLPAVASVG; this is encoded by the coding sequence GTGACCGCCCCGGCCGGCGCGCCCGCGCCGCCCACGGGCGAGCCGCGCGGCGGGTTGGTCCGGCACCGCGACTTCCGGCTGCTCTGGACCGGGCACACCGTCAGCGCCGTGGGCAGCAACATGACCACCGTGGCGTTGCCGCTGGTCGCGGTGGCGGTTCTCGACGCCGGTACGTTCCAGGTGGCGGTGCTGACCGCCGCGGCCTGGCTGCCCTGGCTGCTCGCCGGCCTGCCGGTCGGGGCCCGGGTCGACCGGGTCCGCCGCCGCCCCGTGATGATCGCCGCCGACCTGTCCGCCGCCGCGTTGTTCGCCAGCGTCCCGGTGGCCGCCCTGCTCGACCTGCTCACCGTCGGGCATCTGCTGGCCGTGGCGCTCGGCGCCGGCCTGGCCCGGGTCTTCTTCGAGACCGCCGACCAGGTCTACCTGCCCACCCTGCTGCCACCCGGGCAGGTGCCGGCGGCCAACTCCCGGCTGCACGCCACCCAGACCGCCAGCTATCTGCTCGGCCCCGGGCTGGCCGGCCTGATCGCCCAGCTCGCCGGCGCGGTGACCGCGGTGGCGCTGGACGCGGTGAGCTTCCTCGCCTCGGCGCTGTGCCTGCGCCGCATCCGGGCCGTCGAGCCCCGCCCGCCCCACCCGTCCGCGACCCCGTCGATGCGCCGGGAGGTGGCCGACGTGCTGCGCTTCGTCAGCCGGGATCCGTACCTGCGGGTGCTGACGGTCTTCGGCGCCGCCAGCAACATCGGGCTCACCGGCTACCAGGCGGTGCTCGTGGTCTTCTTGGTCCGCTCGGCGGACCTGCCGGCCGGCCTGGTCGGCCCCCTGATCGGCCTGGCCAGCCTCGGCGGCGTCATCGGGGCGGCCCTCGCCGCCCGGCTGGCCCGCCGGGTCGGCACCGCCCGCGCGCTGCTGCTCGCCGGCGCGCTCACCGGCCCGCCCGCGCTGCTGATCCCGCTCGCCGGCCCGGGCGCGCGGGCGGCCTGGCTGGTGCTCGGCGGCGTGCTGGTGAGCCTGGGCGTCGCGATCGGCAACGTGGTCAAGGGCAGCTTCCGGCAGACCTACACGCCGCATCGGCTGCTCGGCCGGGTCACCGTCAGCATGCAACTGCTCAACTACGGCACCATCCCGCTCGCCGCCCTGGCGGCCGGGGCGCTGGGCGCCGCCTGGGGACCGGCCGGCGCGATCCGGGTGATGACCGCGTGGCTGGCGTTGACGCCGCTGATCCTGCTGGTCGGACCGCTAAGACGGCGGCGTGACCTGCCGGCGGTGGCGTCTGTCGGATAG
- the uvrA gene encoding excinuclease ABC subunit UvrA, translating into MADRLIIRGAREHNLRDVSLDLPRDALIVFTGLSGSGKSSLAFDTIFAEGQRRYVESLSSYARQFLGQMDKPDVDFIEGLSPAVSIDQKSTSRNPRSTVGTITEVYDYLRLLFARIGEPHCPICGERISKQSPQQIVDRVLAMPEGTRFMVLAPVVRGRKGEYVDLFAELQAKGYARARVDGVVHPLTEPPKLKKQEKHTIEVVIDRLSVKKSAKQRLTDSVEAALGLSSGLVLLDFVDLPEDDPARERRYSEHLACPNDHPLAIEDLEPRVFSFNAPYGACPECTGLGTKKEVDPELVIPDPERTLREGAVQPWATGHNLEYFLRLLEALGEAEHFDVDTPWRALPSRAQKTILHGSDDQVHVRYRNKYGRERSYYTGFEGVVQWIERRHTDTESEWSRDKYEGYMRDVPCAACGGARLKPEVLAVTLAGKSIAEVCNLSVGEAADLLAGIELTDRQKMIAERVLKEINARLKFLLDVGLDYLSLDRPAGTLSGGEAQRIRLATQIGSGLVGVLYVLDEPSIGLHQRDNHRLIETLLRLRGLGNTLIVVEHDEDTIRVADWIVDIGPGAGEHGGKIVHSGSVPALLDNDESVTGAYLAGRKAIPTPATRRPHTPGRELVVHGAREHNLRNLTVSFPLGQLIAVTGVSGSGKSTLVNDILYTVLANQINGARLVPGRHTRITGLEHVDKVVGVDQSPIGRTPRSNPATYTGVWDHVRKLFAETTEAKVRGYGPGRFSFNVKGGRCEACSGDGTIKIEMNFLPDVYVPCEVCKGARYNRETLEVHYKGRTVAEVLDMPIEEAAEFFSAIPAIHRHLKTLVDVGLGYVRLGQPAPTLSGGEAQRVKLASELQKRSTGRTVYVLDEPTTGLHFEDIRKLLMVLEGLVDKGNTVITIEHNLDVIKTADWLIDMGPEGGHRGGTVLATGTPEEVAEVPESHTGEFLRPILKLAGAAKGAKAATTRAAKANGATKPRTRKVPAGVR; encoded by the coding sequence GTGGCCGACCGTCTGATCATCCGTGGCGCGCGCGAGCACAACCTGCGTGACGTCAGTCTCGACCTGCCCCGGGACGCCCTGATCGTCTTCACCGGGCTGTCCGGGTCGGGCAAGTCGAGCCTGGCGTTCGACACCATCTTCGCCGAGGGGCAGCGCCGCTACGTCGAGTCGCTGTCGTCGTACGCCCGGCAGTTCCTCGGCCAGATGGACAAGCCCGACGTCGACTTCATCGAGGGCCTCAGCCCCGCGGTCTCCATCGACCAGAAGTCCACCTCGCGCAACCCGCGCTCCACCGTCGGCACCATCACCGAGGTCTACGACTACCTGCGCCTGCTCTTCGCCCGCATCGGCGAGCCGCACTGCCCGATCTGCGGCGAGCGGATCTCCAAGCAGAGCCCGCAGCAGATCGTCGACCGGGTGCTCGCCATGCCCGAGGGCACCAGGTTCATGGTGCTCGCGCCGGTGGTGCGTGGCCGCAAGGGCGAATACGTCGACCTCTTCGCCGAGCTCCAGGCCAAGGGCTACGCGCGGGCCCGGGTCGACGGCGTGGTGCACCCGCTCACCGAGCCGCCGAAGCTCAAGAAGCAGGAGAAACACACCATCGAGGTGGTGATCGACCGGCTCAGCGTCAAGAAGAGCGCCAAGCAGCGGCTCACCGACTCGGTCGAGGCCGCGCTCGGCCTCTCCAGCGGCCTGGTGCTGCTCGACTTCGTCGACCTGCCGGAGGACGACCCGGCCCGGGAGCGCCGCTACTCCGAGCACCTGGCCTGCCCGAACGACCACCCGCTGGCGATCGAGGACCTGGAACCCCGGGTCTTCTCCTTCAACGCGCCCTACGGCGCCTGCCCGGAGTGCACCGGCCTCGGGACCAAGAAGGAGGTCGACCCCGAACTGGTCATCCCCGACCCGGAGCGCACCCTGCGCGAGGGCGCGGTCCAGCCCTGGGCCACCGGGCACAACCTGGAATACTTCCTGCGCCTGCTGGAGGCGCTCGGCGAGGCCGAGCACTTCGACGTCGACACGCCGTGGCGGGCGCTGCCGTCGCGGGCGCAGAAGACGATCCTGCACGGTTCGGACGACCAGGTGCACGTGCGCTACCGCAACAAGTACGGCCGCGAGCGCTCCTACTACACCGGCTTCGAGGGCGTGGTGCAGTGGATCGAGCGCCGGCACACCGACACCGAGTCGGAGTGGTCCCGCGACAAGTACGAGGGCTACATGCGGGACGTGCCCTGCGCGGCGTGCGGCGGCGCGCGGCTCAAGCCGGAGGTGCTCGCGGTCACCCTGGCCGGCAAGAGCATCGCCGAGGTCTGCAACCTCTCCGTCGGCGAGGCGGCCGACCTGCTCGCCGGCATCGAGCTGACCGACCGGCAGAAGATGATCGCCGAGCGCGTGCTCAAGGAGATCAACGCCCGGCTGAAGTTCCTGCTCGACGTCGGCCTGGACTACCTCTCCCTGGACCGGCCGGCCGGCACGCTCTCCGGCGGCGAGGCGCAGCGCATCCGGCTCGCCACCCAGATCGGCTCCGGCCTGGTCGGTGTGCTCTACGTGCTCGACGAGCCGTCGATCGGGCTGCACCAGCGCGACAACCACCGGCTGATCGAGACGCTGCTGCGGCTGCGCGGGCTGGGCAACACGCTGATCGTGGTCGAGCACGACGAGGACACCATCCGGGTGGCCGACTGGATCGTCGACATCGGCCCCGGCGCGGGCGAGCACGGCGGCAAGATCGTGCACAGCGGCTCGGTGCCGGCGCTGCTCGACAACGACGAGTCGGTCACCGGCGCCTACCTGGCCGGGCGCAAGGCCATCCCGACCCCGGCCACCCGCCGGCCGCACACGCCGGGGCGGGAGCTGGTGGTGCACGGCGCGCGCGAGCACAACCTGCGCAACCTCACCGTGAGCTTCCCGCTCGGCCAGCTCATCGCGGTCACCGGGGTCAGCGGCTCGGGCAAGTCGACGCTGGTCAACGACATCCTCTACACGGTGCTCGCCAACCAGATCAACGGCGCCCGGCTGGTGCCCGGCCGGCACACCCGGATCACCGGCCTGGAGCACGTCGACAAGGTCGTCGGCGTCGACCAGTCGCCGATCGGGCGCACCCCGCGCTCCAACCCGGCCACCTACACCGGCGTCTGGGACCACGTCCGCAAGCTCTTCGCCGAGACCACCGAGGCCAAGGTCCGGGGGTACGGTCCGGGCCGCTTCTCGTTCAACGTCAAGGGCGGGCGCTGCGAGGCGTGCTCCGGCGACGGCACCATCAAGATCGAGATGAACTTCCTGCCGGACGTCTACGTCCCGTGCGAGGTGTGCAAGGGCGCGCGCTACAACCGCGAGACGCTCGAGGTGCACTACAAGGGCCGCACCGTGGCCGAGGTGCTGGACATGCCGATCGAGGAGGCGGCCGAGTTCTTCTCCGCCATCCCGGCCATCCACCGGCACCTGAAGACGCTCGTCGACGTCGGGTTGGGCTACGTGCGGCTCGGCCAGCCCGCGCCGACGCTCTCCGGCGGTGAGGCGCAGCGCGTGAAGCTCGCCTCCGAGTTGCAGAAGCGCTCCACCGGCCGGACGGTCTACGTGCTCGACGAGCCCACCACGGGCCTGCACTTCGAGGACATCCGCAAGCTGCTGATGGTGCTGGAGGGTCTGGTCGACAAGGGCAACACGGTGATCACCATCGAGCACAACCTCGACGTGATCAAGACGGCCGACTGGCTGATCGACATGGGGCCCGAGGGTGGTCACCGGGGCGGCACGGTGCTCGCCACCGGCACCCCGGAGGAGGTCGCCGAGGTGCCGGAGAGTCACACCGGCGAGTTCCTGCGGCCGATCCTCAAGCTGGCCGGCGCGGCCAAGGGCGCCAAGGCGGCCACCACCCGGGCGGCCAAGGCCAACGGTGCCACGAAGCCGCGGACCCGCAAGGTGCCGGCCGGGGTGCGCTGA